From a single Methylosinus sp. H3A genomic region:
- a CDS encoding cell division protein ZapA, protein MAHVVVTIAGRTYRMACEDGEEAHIDELAKLVEAKILSLREGFGDIGEQRITVMAALTLADEASIATRKLEAAQAELAALREKEAAAKDAEAALEEKIAAALEDATTRVERLSRELQSGGGDAPPDL, encoded by the coding sequence ATGGCGCATGTGGTGGTGACGATCGCGGGCCGGACCTATCGCATGGCCTGCGAGGATGGCGAGGAAGCGCATATCGACGAGCTCGCCAAGCTCGTCGAAGCCAAGATACTGTCATTGCGCGAGGGTTTCGGCGACATTGGCGAGCAGCGCATCACCGTGATGGCGGCGCTCACCCTCGCCGACGAGGCGTCGATCGCGACGCGCAAGCTCGAGGCGGCGCAGGCGGAGCTCGCGGCGCTGCGGGAGAAAGAGGCTGCGGCGAAAGACGCCGAGGCCGCTCTCGAGGAAAAAATCGCCGCTGCGCTCGAGGATGCGACGACACGCGTCGAGCGCCTCTCCCGAGAGCTGCAGTCCGGCGGCGGCGACGCGCCCCCCGATCTCTGA
- a CDS encoding phosphoglycerate kinase has product MPSFNTLDSADLEGKRVLLRVDLNVPTENGVVTDKTRIERVLPTIEDISKKGGKVILLAHFGRPKGERKDEDSLKVVVAAIEETAKRKIAFADDCIGDVARAAIAQLKNGDILLLENTRFHKGEEKNDPAFAAELAKLGDVYVNDAFSAAHRAHASTEALAHLLPAYAGRTMQAELQALSEALEHPAHPVMAIVGGAKISTKLELLGNLIRKVDILVIGGGMANTFLAAQGKPVGKSLCEHDLLDKARAILAEAQTSKCEIVLPIDATVAQKFEAHAPSHIVAIEHVGESDMILDVGPKSIAHIESLLAKTKTLVWNGPLGAFELPPFDEGTNAVAQTAARLTVEGELLSVAGGGDTVAALNQAHAAQEFSYLSTAGGAFLEWLEGKELPGVAALLK; this is encoded by the coding sequence ATGCCGTCTTTCAACACGCTCGATTCCGCCGATCTCGAGGGCAAGCGCGTCCTGTTGCGCGTGGACCTCAATGTGCCGACCGAGAACGGCGTGGTCACCGACAAGACGCGCATCGAGCGCGTGTTGCCGACGATCGAGGATATTTCGAAAAAGGGCGGCAAGGTGATTCTTCTCGCCCATTTCGGACGGCCGAAGGGCGAGCGCAAGGACGAGGATTCGCTGAAAGTCGTCGTCGCCGCGATCGAGGAGACGGCAAAGCGCAAAATCGCCTTCGCTGATGATTGCATCGGCGATGTCGCGCGCGCGGCGATCGCGCAATTGAAGAACGGCGATATTCTGCTGCTCGAGAACACGCGCTTCCACAAGGGCGAGGAGAAGAACGATCCGGCCTTCGCCGCCGAGCTCGCCAAGCTCGGCGACGTCTATGTCAATGACGCCTTCTCGGCCGCGCATCGCGCGCATGCTTCGACGGAAGCGCTCGCGCATCTTCTGCCCGCCTATGCCGGCCGCACCATGCAGGCCGAGCTGCAGGCGCTCTCCGAGGCGCTGGAGCATCCCGCTCATCCCGTCATGGCGATCGTCGGCGGCGCCAAAATCTCCACCAAATTGGAGCTGCTCGGCAATCTGATCCGCAAGGTCGATATCCTCGTCATCGGCGGCGGCATGGCCAATACTTTCCTCGCCGCGCAGGGCAAGCCTGTCGGCAAATCGCTCTGCGAGCATGATCTGCTCGACAAGGCGCGCGCCATTCTCGCCGAGGCGCAAACATCGAAATGCGAAATCGTGCTGCCGATCGACGCGACGGTCGCGCAGAAATTCGAGGCCCATGCGCCCTCCCATATCGTCGCGATCGAGCATGTCGGCGAGAGCGACATGATCCTCGACGTCGGGCCCAAGAGCATCGCTCATATCGAGAGCCTGCTCGCCAAGACCAAGACGCTCGTCTGGAACGGACCGCTCGGCGCCTTCGAGCTGCCGCCCTTCGACGAGGGCACCAACGCCGTCGCGCAGACGGCGGCGCGACTGACGGTGGAAGGCGAGCTGCTCTCCGTCGCAGGCGGCGGCGATACGGTCGCGGCGCTCAATCAGGCCCATGCGGCGCAGGAGTTCAGCTATCTCTCGACCGCGGGCGGCGCCTTTCTCGAATGGCTCGAGGGCAAGGAGCTGCCGGGAGTCGCCGCGCTGCTGAAGTAG
- a CDS encoding DUF4164 family protein yields MTQVPHRLDDALQRLSGALERLEETVTRRIEAELSHADLEEELAVMQDDRSRLGLELDAALAQNSALEKARDEVLTRLDRTSLGIRAVLGDDDQTET; encoded by the coding sequence ATGACGCAAGTCCCGCACAGGCTCGACGACGCGCTGCAGCGGCTCTCCGGCGCGCTGGAGCGCCTGGAGGAGACTGTCACGCGCCGTATCGAGGCCGAGCTGTCGCATGCCGATCTCGAGGAGGAGCTCGCCGTCATGCAGGACGACCGCAGCCGGCTGGGCCTCGAGCTCGACGCCGCCCTCGCCCAGAACAGCGCGCTGGAAAAAGCGCGCGACGAGGTGCTGACGCGTCTCGACCGCACGAGCCTCGGCATTCGCGCCGTGCTCGGCGATGACGACCAGACGGAGACGTAG
- the gap gene encoding type I glyceraldehyde-3-phosphate dehydrogenase — translation MAVRVAINGFGRIGRNILRYIVETGRTDLEVVTINDLGSVETNAHLLRYDSVHGRFPREVKVDGDSIDVGFGPIKATAIKNPAELPYEALGIDIALECTGLFTARDKAKALLDAGAKRVLVSAPSEGADITVVYGVNQDKITKDDLVVSNASCTTNCLAPVAKVLNEAVGIERGFMTTIHSYTGDQPTLDTFHKDLYRGRAAALSMIPTSTGAAKAVGLVLPELKGKLDGAAIRVPTPNVSAVDLKFVPGRKTSKEEINAAIIAAADGPLKGILGYTADKNVSIDFNHDPRSSIFHLDQTKVIEGELVRILSWYDNEWGFSGRMTDVAATIGKLI, via the coding sequence ATGGCCGTGAGAGTGGCGATCAACGGGTTCGGACGCATCGGACGCAATATTCTTCGCTATATCGTCGAGACTGGCCGCACCGACCTCGAGGTGGTGACGATCAACGATCTCGGCTCGGTCGAGACCAACGCCCATCTCTTGCGCTATGATTCCGTGCATGGCCGCTTTCCGCGCGAGGTGAAGGTCGATGGCGATTCGATCGACGTGGGCTTTGGGCCGATCAAGGCGACGGCGATCAAAAATCCGGCCGAGCTGCCCTATGAGGCGCTCGGAATCGACATAGCGCTCGAATGCACGGGGCTCTTCACCGCGCGAGACAAGGCGAAGGCGCTGCTCGACGCCGGCGCGAAGCGCGTGCTGGTCTCCGCTCCCTCCGAGGGCGCCGACATCACCGTCGTCTATGGCGTCAATCAGGACAAGATCACGAAAGACGATCTCGTCGTCTCCAACGCCTCCTGCACGACCAATTGCCTCGCCCCCGTCGCCAAAGTGCTGAATGAGGCGGTCGGCATAGAGCGCGGCTTCATGACGACGATCCACTCCTACACGGGCGACCAGCCGACGCTGGACACGTTCCACAAGGATCTCTATCGCGGCCGCGCCGCGGCGCTGTCGATGATCCCGACCTCCACCGGCGCGGCCAAGGCCGTGGGCCTCGTGCTGCCGGAGCTGAAAGGCAAGCTCGACGGCGCCGCGATCCGCGTGCCGACGCCCAATGTCTCGGCCGTCGATCTCAAATTCGTGCCGGGGCGCAAGACGAGCAAGGAGGAGATCAACGCCGCCATCATCGCCGCCGCCGACGGGCCGCTGAAGGGCATTCTCGGCTACACCGCCGACAAGAATGTCTCCATCGATTTCAACCACGACCCTCGCTCGTCCATCTTCCATCTCGATCAGACCAAGGTGATCGAGGGCGAGCTCGTTCGCATCCTCTCCTGGTACGACAATGAATGGGGCTTCTCCGGCCGCATGACGGATGTCGCCGCGACGATCGGAAAGCTCATCTGA